Within the Staphylococcus argenteus genome, the region GATCGTTTAACTAAATTAAAATGTTGGAAAATCATACCAATATTACGGCGCATAGCTAATAACTCTTTGCCGCGTGCTTTTGTAATAGATTTTCCTTTTATGAAAATTTCACCTGCAGTGATATCGTGCAAACGATTCACAGATCTTAATAATGTAGATTTCCCAGCACCAGATAAACCAACAATAACCGCGAATTCGCCTTTTTCAATACTTAAGTTAATATTCTTCAAGCCTACATGACCGTTAGGGTAGACTTTACTGACGTTTTTAAATTCGATTTGACTCATGTTTGACACCTTTCTTTAATAAAGAAAAGCCAAGGTAAACTGAAGCATGATAGACATTAGTTCTAGTGTACAATTCGTTTCAAATGTACAACTATAACTTTTCGGTGTCTTCGCCAGTTTAGCGCCTAGCTTTTCAATATCAATTTAGAATATAGCTATTGAACGAAAGCTTTTGAATTTTAAATTCGATCTTCGTTGTATTTTGAATTTGTGATTATTTCATATCTTTCACTAATTTTTCATACTCTCTAACAATGTCGAAATTCGAATCTTTCGTATCAGTGTATCCTTCGTGTGAATATACTTCGCTAATAATTTTGTGACCTTCTTTTGATTTAGCAATATCTATAAATGCCTTTTTCAATTTCTTTTGGAAGTCTTTATCCATATCAGGTCTTACAGAAATTGTGTCATTCGGAATAGCTTGTGTTAATTTTAAAATTCTTGTATCTTTAAATACATTTGGTTGATCTTTTTTAACTGTATTACGTGCATCGTTAAATACTGCTGCAGCATCTACATCTCCATTTAATAATGAAATTACTGCTTGGTCATGACCTTTTACGTTTACAATTTTCATGTCTTTTGTTGCATTAATACCTGCTTCATTTTTCAACATCGCTAGTGGGAATGTATACCCGGCAGTTGAAGTAACATCTTGTAATGCGATTTTTTTACCTTTTAAATCTTTTAAGCTTTTAATTTTCGAGTCTTTTTTAACAAGTATTTCTGATTTGTAACTGTCTACAAGTTCTTTACTTGCAGAACCATCTTCTTTTACACCAAAACGTTGTGCTTGTAATAATAAATCAGCTGCTTTTTGATCATGTGCCAATGTGTATGCTGTTGGTGGTAAGAAACCAACATCGACTTTTTTAGATTTCATAGCTTCTACTATTGTGTTGTAGTTAGTAGATACAGATACCTTAACTGGAATACCTAACTCCTTAGATAACAACTTTTCTAATGGCTTCGCTTTAGCTTCTAAAGTCCCGGCATTTTGAGAAGGTACAAATTGAACTGTTAATTCTTTAGGTTTGTATCCTCCTGATTTAGAGTCTGAATCATTACTGCTGTTCTTTTGATTATCCAAAGAACTTGAATTCCCACATGCTGCTGCAAAAACAATGACTGCTAACATTAACACAAATAAATACTTGAAATTTTTCATTTTGATAACTGTCCCCTTCACATTCTTAATCGTGTAATATGTATGCATTAAAATTACACTTATAGCGTATCATATTTAAATGTAAAAAAGTATTTTATAAAAATGAATTTTAATAACTTTCTTTAAGAGTGTGATAAGATTTTGTAAATTTTTAGTTAATTTGCCTGTTTTCAACTTATATTTATCCTATAATTCAAGAGCAAATAAAAATCAAAAGGAGCCTCATAAAATGAAAAAAATATATAAGTCATTAACTGTCTCTGCAATTGTTGCAACGGTATCATTAAGTGCATTATCACAATCTTTAGCTATAACACATGCGTCACAACCTACAAAACAACAGCAAACAGTATTATTTGATCGTTCCCATGGTCAAACAGCTGGTGCTGCAGATTGGGTAAGTGATGGTGCATTTTCAGATTATGCAGATTCAATGCAAAAACAAGGCTATGATGTTAAAGCGATAGATGGTCATTCGAACATAACAGAAGCAAGTTTGAAAAACTCTAAAATATTTGTCATTCCTGAGGCTAACATTCCTTTCAAAGAATCAGAACAGGCTGCAATCGTCAATTACGTTAAGCAAGGCGGTAACGTTGTCTTTATTTCAGATCACTATAATGCGGATAGAAATTTAAATCGTATTGATTCATCTGAAGCAATGAATGGTTATAGACGTGGTGCTTATGAGGATATGTCGAAAGGTATGAATACAGAAGAAAAAAGTTCTACAGCAATGCAAGGTGTGAAAAGCTCAGATTGGCTATCTACTAACTTTGGCGTGCGTTTTCGTTACAATGCGTTAGGTGATTTAAATACGAGTAATATAGTTACTGCAAAAGAAAGTTTTGGTATTACTGAAGGTGTTAAATCAGTATCCATGCATGCAGGTTCCACATTAGCCATCACCAATCCTGAAAAAGCTAAAGGTATTGTGTATACACCAGAAAAACTGCCAGCTAAAAGTAAATGGTCACATGCTGTAGATCAAGGTATTTATAACGGTGGAGGTAAGGAAGAAGGTCCATATGTTGCAATATCAAAAGTAGGTAAAGGTAAAGCAGCTTTCATCGGTGATTCATCACTAGTGGAAGATAGTTCGCCAAAATATGTGAGAGAAGATACTGGGGAAAAGAAGAAAACATATGATGGATTTAAAGAGCAAGACAATAGCAAATTATTAAATAATATAACGACTTGGATGTCTAAAGATAATGATGGGAAATCACTTAAGGCGAGTGGAGTAACATTAGATACTAAGACTAAGTTGCTTGATTTTGAAAAGCCAGCAAACTCAACAGAGCCTGAAAAAGAACCGTGGGCACAACCACCAAGTGGTTATAAATGGTACGATCCAACAACCTTCAAAGCAGGTAGTTATGGCAGTGAAAAAGGAGGGGGACCTCAGCCGAATACACCAGATGATAATACGCCAACAAATCAGAATGGGAAAGTATCATTTGATATTCCACAAGATGTATCTGTAAATGAGCCATTTGAATTAGCGATTCATTTAAAAGGTTTTGAAGCGAACCAAACACTTGAGAATCTTAGAGTTGGCATTTACAAAGAGGGTGGACAACAAATTGGACAATTCTCAAATGGAAATGGTGCATTCAGCCCTCCAGGATACAGTACGTTGTCAACAGTTAAAACTGATGAAAATGGAGATGCTACGATCAAAATTAATGCAAAAGTACTTGAAAATACTGAAGGGTCAAAGATTCGTTTGAAACTCGGTGACAAAACCTTGATTACAACAGACTTCAAATAAATATATAATAGATTTAAGAAAGTATGTTTTTGATTTAAGGAGTGGTTGAGGATGTCAAACATAGCATTTTATGTCGTGAGTGATGTGCATGGTTATATTTTTCCAACAGATTTTACGAGTAGAAATCAATATCAGCCTATGGGACTGTTACTAGCGAATCATGTTATTGAACAAGACAGAAGGCAGTATGACCAGAGTTTTAAAATAGATAATGGTGATTTCTTGCAAGGGTCACCATTTTGTAATTACTTAATCGCGCATAGCGGCAATAGTCAGCCTTTAGTTGATTTTTATAATCGAATGGCATTCGACTTTGGTACGCTAGGTAATCATGAGTTTAATTATGGATTGCCATACTTAAAAGACACTATAAGTAAACTTAACCATCCAATATTGTGTGCAAATATTTATGAAAATGATAGTACATTGACGGATAATGGTGTGCAGTATTTTCATGCGGGTAATCAAACAGTTGGTGTAATAGGATTGACGACACAATTTATCCCGCATTGGGAACAGCCAGAGCATATTCAGACACTTACATTTCATAGTGCTTTAGAAACACTTCAACAACACTTACCTGAAATGAAGCGGCGTGCTGATATTGTAGTAGTTTGTTATCATGGGGGCTTTGAAAAAGATTTAGAAAGTGGTAATTCAACCGAAGTATTGACGGGTGAAAATGAAGGCTATGCCATGTTAGAAGCATTTTCACAAGACATTGATATCTTTATTACTGGCCACCAACATCGACAAATTGCTGGGATGTATAAGGATACGGCCGTGATTCAACCTGGTACGAGAGGTACAACTGTAGGGAAAGTTGTCTTAAATACTGATGAATATGAAAATGTATCCGTTGAATCATGTGAATTACTGCCTGTTATAGATGATTCTACATTTTCTATTGATGAAGATGACCAATATTTACGTAAGCAGTTAGAGGACTGGTTAGATTACGAAATTACTACATTGCCATATGATATGACGATTGATCATGCATTTAGGGCACGTGTAGCACCGCATCCATTTACTAATTTTATGAATTACGCTTTACTAGAAAAAAGTGGTGCAGATGTTGCCTGCACAGCTTTGTTTGATTCTGCTAGTGGTTTCAAGCAGGTCGTGACGATGAGAGATGTTATTAACAATTATCCATTTCCAAATACATTTAAAGTTTTAGCTGTAAGTGGTGCCAAACTTAAAGAAGCCATTGAACGATCAGCAGAATATTTTGACGTGCAAGATGGAGAAATAAGTGTGAGCGCAGACTTCCTTGAACCTAAACCACAACACTTTAATTATGATATATATGGTGGCGTAAGTTATACCATTCATGTTGGAAAACCGAACGGAGAACGCGTGAGTGACATGAAGATAAAAGGTCATCCAGTTGATTTAAAGCAGACATATACAATTTGTGTGAATAATTATCGTGCAGTTGGCGGTGGTCAGTATGATATGTATATCGACGCGCCAGTTATAAAAGATATTCAAGTTGAAGGCGCACAACTACTTATTGATTTTTTATCAAATCATAATTTGATGCGCATCCCACAAGTTGTTGATTTTAAAGTTGAAAAGTGACGAAAAAGATATATGTTTAAAGCGAGAAAGTATTATTTTTAGACGACGTGATTGAAATGTCACGCCCTGTCAAAATGAATAGTTTGTTAAAGTTGTATTTTGATAAAAATATACTGACACCACAAAAATTATTGAATTATTTGAAAGTCGATGAAATATTTCTGAATCATCTAGCAGGTATTAATTTAAAACTCTTTAAGGATTATGTTAATGAAAATAGAGAATATAATATAACGAATCTATATAAATAAGACACAAATATGTAAAGCTCGAGCTGAAAAGATCATCATTTCAGTTCGAGGTTTTTTATGTGTAACATCTGTTGATAGGTATCTATAAAGTCTTGTAAATGTTGTGTTTTACGCGACATAACGGGCTTTTTAGACTGTTGAAGAATATTCAGAATTAAATATATAATTATGAATAAATTATGTCATTGGAAAAATTATGTTTTCAAAATCATTCTTAAAACATTGAAATAACAGTGATTTCAAGAAAACATTTATTTTAAAATTTGATATTTGTTCAAATAATATTCGAAATTTAATTTTTTTGTATAGAATTCTCTTTATATCCGCGAAAACATATACTATAATGTTTGTGAAATAATTCACAAACTAAAAAGGAGTGGTTGTATATGTTAACTATACCTGAAAAAGAAAATCGTGGATCGAAAGAACAAGAAGTGGCTATTATGATTGATGCCCTAGCTGATAAAGGGAGAAAAGCTCTAGAAGCATTATCTAAAAAGTCACAAGAAGAGATTGATCATATTGTTCATCAAATGAGCTTAGCGGCTGTTGATCAACATATGGTGCTAGCAAAATTAGCACATGAAGAAACTGGAAGAGGTATATACGAAGATAAAGCAATTAAAAATCTATATGCTTCTGAATATATTTGGAATTCAATTAAAGATAATAAAACAGTAGGAATTATTGGTGAAGATAAAGAAAAAGGACTGACATATGTAGCGGAACCAATTGGTGTCATTTGTGGTGTAACACCTACAACGAATCCTACATCTACAACAATCTTTAAAGCAATGATTGCAATCAAAACAGGTAATCCAATTATTTTTGCATTCCATCCAAGCGCGCAAGAATCATCGAAACGTGCAGCTGAAGTTATGTTAGAGGCTGCAATCAAAGCAGGTGCACCGAATGATATCATTCAATGGATTGATGTGCCATCTATCGAAGCGACAAAACAATTAATGAATCATAAGGGGATTGCGTTAGTGTTGGCAACAGGTGGCTCTGGCATGGTTAAATCTGCATATTCAACTGGAAAACCAGCGTTAGGTGTAGGACCAGGTAACGTACCTTCTTATATTGAAAAAACAGCACATATTAAACGTGCAGTAAACGATATTATTGGTTCAAAAACATTTGATAATGGTATGATTTGTGCTTCTGAACAAGTTGTAGTGATTGATAAAGAAATTTATAAAGACGTTACAAATGAATTTAAGGCCCATCAAGCGTACTTTGCTAAAAAAGACGAATTACAACGTTTAGAAAATGCAATTATGAATGAATATAAAACAGGTATTAAGCCTGATATTGTAGGTAAATCTGCAGTCGAAATTGCTGAACTAGCTGGTATTACTGTCCCCGAAAATACAAAACTTATCATAGCTGAAATTAGCGGTGTAGGTTCAGACTATCCGTTATCTCGTGAAAAATTATCCCCAGTATTAGCTTTAGTAAAAGCTCAATCTACAAAACAAGCATTTCAAATTTGTGAAGACACATTGCACTTTGGTGGATTAGGTCATACGGCCGTTATCCACACAGAAGATGAAACATTACAAAAAGACTTTGGTCTTAGAATGAAAGCGTGTCGTGTACTTGTAAATACACCATCAGCAGTTGGAGGTATTGGTGATATGTATAACGAATTGATTCCATCTTTAACATTAGGTTGTGGTTCTCACGGTAGAAACTCTATTTCACACAATGTAAGCGCAACGGATTTATTAAATATTAAAACGATTGCTAAACGTCGTAATAATACACAAATATTCAAGGTTCCTTCCCAAATTTATTTTGAAGAAAATGCAATTATGAGCCTTACAGCGATGGAAAATATTGAAAAAGTTATGATTGTCTGTGATCCTGGTATGGTCGAATTGGGATATACGAAAACTGTTGAAAAAGTATTGAATCAACGACCTGATCAGCCGCATATTAAAGTGTTTAGTGATGTTGAGCCAAACCCATCAACGAATACTGTCTATAAAGGCTTAGAAATGATGATAGATTTTCAACCAGATACAATTATTGCACTTGGTGGTGGCTCTGCAATGGATGCTGCCAAAGCAATGTGGATGTTCTTTGAGCACCCAGAAACTTCATTCTTTGGTGCAAAACAAAAATTCTTAGACATAGGTAAACGTACTTATAAAATTGGCATGCCTGAAAATGCAACATTTATTTGTATACCAACGACATCGGGTACAGGTTCTGAAGTGACTCCATTTGCTGTTATTACTGATAGTGAAACGAATGTAAAATATCCATTGGCAGATTTTGCATTAACACCTGATGTAGCAATTATCGATCCTCAGTTTGTTATGAGTGTTCCGAAAAGCGTCACAGCAGATACTGGTATGGATGTTTTAACACATGCGATGGAGTCATATGTGTCAGTCATGGCATCGGATTATACTAGAGGATTAAGTTTACAAGCGATTAAGCTAACGTTCGAATATTTAAAATCATCTGTTGAACAAGGTGATAAAGTTTCAAGAGAGAAAATGCATAATGCTTCAACATTAGCTGGAATGGCATTTGCCAATGCTTTCTTAGGTATCGCGCACTCAATTGCACATAAAGTTGGTGGCGAATATGGTATACCACATGGTAGAACAAATGCGATATTACTTCCACATATTATTCGTTATAATGCTAAAGATCCACAAAAACATGCGTTATTCCCTAAATATGAATTCTTTAGAGCGGACACAGATTATGCAGATATCGCGAAATTCTTAGGATTAAAAGGAAATACGACAGAAGCACTCGTAGAATCATTGGCCAAAGCTGTTTACGAATTAGGTCAATCGGTTGGCATTGAAATGAACTTGAAAGCACAAGGTGTTTCTGAAGAAAAATTAAATAGCACTATTGATAGAATGGCAGAGCTAGCATTTGAAGATCAATGTACAACTGCAAACCCAAAAGAGGCGCTCATTAGTGAAATTAAAGGTATCATTCAAACAGCATATGATTATGAAGAATAGTTTTTCAAGATTGTGCCACGAATGATAGAGCTTAAACCTCTGAAATTAAAAGTTTAATCATATATCAAATGAAATGATAAGTCGGTAATCATAATTGGTTATCGGCTTTTTATTTTTTATCATCAAAATATCTATCAAAATAATCATAAAAAAATAAAAAGTTCAAATAAATAATTTCTTAAGATTGAGATTATTTTCACAAAGTCTTACACTTTTAGAGTATAATTATTTTTAAAGGCATATAAATGTGAAAGAAGAAATATTTACCTTTAAAAGTAATTTATTGTTTAAATACATTGTAATATGTAAATACTATATATATAATACCAACAATATTGAAAAATTTAAGGGAGGTAAATAATGGATAGTGCATTAGAATTAACAAAAATTAAAGAAGTGTTACAAAAAAACTTAAAGATATTAATTATCTTGCCACTATTATTTTTAATTATTAGCGCGATTGTTACGTTTTTTGTCTTATCACCTAAATATCAAGCTAATACACAAATTTTAGTGAATCAAACTAAAGGTGACAATCCTCAGTTTATGGCACAAGAAGTACAAAGTAATATCCAGCTTGTAAATACGTATAAAGAAATTGTTAAAAGTCCGAGAATTTTAGATGAGGTGTCGAAAGACTTAAATCATAAATACTCACCTTCTAAATTATCGAGTATGTTAACAATTACAAACCAAGAAAATACACAACTTATCAACATCCAAGTTAAAAGTGGTCATAAACAGGATTCTGAAAAAATTGCGAATAGTTTCGCTAAAGTAACAAGTAAACAAATTCCAAAGATTATGAGTGTAGATAACGTATCAATTTTATCTAAAGCAGATGGTACAGCAGTTAAAGTCGCACCAAAAACGGTAGTGAATTTAATTGGTGCATTCTTCTTAGGATTAGTTATCGCATTGATATATGTATTCTTCAAAGTTATTTTCGATAAGCGAATTAAGGATGAAGAAGACGTAGAGAAAGAATTGGGATTACCAGTATTAGGTTCAATTCAAAAATTTAATTAAGGATGGTTGCTACTTATGTCAAAAAAGGAAAATACGACAACGACACTATTTGTATATGAAAAACCGAAATCTACAATTAGTGAAAAATTTCGGGGTATACGCTCAAACATCATGTTTTCAAAAGCAAATGGTGAAGTAAAGCGTTTGTTAGTTACTTCTGAAAAGCCTGGTGCGGGTAAAAGTACAGTTGTATCGAACGTCGCGATTACGTATGCTCAAGCAGGCTATAAGACTTTAGTAATTGACGGTGATATGCGTAAGCCAACACAAAACTATATTTTTAATGAACAAAATAATAATGGATTATCAAATTTAATTATTGGTAGAACTACGATGTCAGAAGCAATTACATCAACAGAAATTGACAATTTAGATTTACTCACAGCAGGTCCTGTACCTCCTAATCCATCAGAACTAATAGCTTCTGAAAGATTTAAAGAATTAGTTGATCTTTTCAATGAACGTTATGACATTATTATCGTTGATACACCACCAGTTAATACTGTGACGGATGCACAACTATATGCACGTGCCATTAAAGATAGCTTGTTAGTTATTGATAGTGAAAAAAATGATAAAAATGAAGTTAAAAAAGCAAAAGCGCTTATGGAGAAAGCAGGCAGTAACATTTTAGGTGTCATTTTAAACAAGACCAAGGTCGATAAATCGTCTAGTTATTATCACTATTACGGAGATGAATAAATATGATTGATATTCATAATCATATATTGCCTGACATCGATGACGGACCTAAAAATGAAACTGATATGCTCGAGCTTTTAAAGCAAGCAACAACACAAGGTATTACAGAAATAATCGTAACACCACATCACTTACACCCACGATATAATACTCCAATAGAAAAAGTGAAATCATGTTTAAACCATATTCAAAACTTAGCTGAAGTTCAAAAGCTGAACTTAAAGTTTTATTATGGTCAGGAAATAAGAATTACTGATCAAATACTTAAAGATATTGATCATAAAGATATTACTGGTATTAATGATTCACGCTATTTACTCATAGAATTCCCATCAAATGAAGTTCCACATTATACTGATCAATTATTTTTCGAGTTACAAAGTAAAGGATTTATACCTATCATTGCACACCCAGAGCGTAATAAGGCAATCACCCAAAATCTTGATATTCTTTACGATTTAATTAATAAAGGGGCATTAAGTCAAATTACAACATCATCTCTTGCGGGGATATCTGGTAAAAAAATTAGAAAATTAGCAATACAAATGATTGAAAATAATCTGACCCATTTTATAGGATCAGATGCGCATAACAGAAAAATAAGACCATTCTTAATGAATGATTTATTCAAAGATAAAAAATTACGTCAATATCAAGATGATATGAACGAATTTATAAGTAATGCGAAGTTAGTTGTTAATAATAAAAAAATTCCTAAACGAATGCCACAACAAGACTATAAACAGAAAAGATGGTTTGGGTTATAAACAGCAAATGAGGGGTTTTATGGCACATTTATCTGTGAAATTGCGGCTTCTAATATTAGCATTAATCGATTCGCTGATTGTGACAGTTTCAGTGTTTGTGAGTTACTACATTTTAGAGCCGTATTTCAAAACATACTCTGTCAAATTACTAATATTGGCAGCTGTTTCACTATTCATATCACATCATATTTCAGCATTTATTTTTAATATGTACCATCGTGCATGGGAATATGCCAGTGTGAGTGAATTAATTTTAATTGTTAAAGCTGTTACGACATCTATTGTTATAACTATGATTGTCGTGACAATTGTAACAGGCAACAGACCGTTTTTTAGGCTGTATTTAATTACTTGGATGATGCACTTGATTTTAATAGGTGGCTCGCGTCTCTTTTGGCGAATTTACCGAAAATATCTTGGGGGTAAATCATTTAATAAAAAAACTACTCTAGTTGTTGGTGCAGGTCAAGCAGGATCAATGCTGATTAGACAAATGTTGAAAAGTGATGAGATGAAACTTGAACCAGTATTAGCTGTTGATGATGATGAACATAAACGTAATATCACCATTACTGAAGGTGTTAAAGTTCAAGGGAAGATAGCAGACATACCAGAATTAGTGAAAAAATATAAAATTAAAAAAATTATTATCGCTATTCCGACAATCGGGCAAGGGCGTTTGAAAGAGATTAATAATATTTGCCATTTAGACGGTGTTGAATTATTGAAAATGCCTAACATTGAAGACGTGATGTCTGGTGAATTGGAAGTCAATCAATTGAAAAAAGTTGAAGTGGAAGATTTGTTAGGCAGAGATCCCGTTGAGCTAGATATGGATATGATATCAAAAGAATTAACGAATAAAACTATTCTAGTGACAGGTGCAGGTGGTTCAATTGGTTCTGAAATTTGCAGACAAGTATGTAACTTTTATCCAGAACGAATTATCTTGCTTGGACATGGTGAAAACAGTATTTATTTAATTAATCGAGAATTACGTAATCGTTTTGGAAAACACTTTGATATTGTGCCTGTTATTGCAGACGTTCAAAATAGAGCGCGCATGTTTGAAATTATGGATCAATATAAACCATATGCAGTTTATCACGCAGCGGCACATAAACACGTACCGTTAATGGAATATAATCCTGAAGAAGCAGTTCGTAATAATATTTTAGGGACAAAAAA harbors:
- a CDS encoding phosphate/phosphite/phosphonate ABC transporter substrate-binding protein; translated protein: MKNFKYLFVLMLAVIVFAAACGNSSSLDNQKNSSNDSDSKSGGYKPKELTVQFVPSQNAGTLEAKAKPLEKLLSKELGIPVKVSVSTNYNTIVEAMKSKKVDVGFLPPTAYTLAHDQKAADLLLQAQRFGVKEDGSASKELVDSYKSEILVKKDSKIKSLKDLKGKKIALQDVTSTAGYTFPLAMLKNEAGINATKDMKIVNVKGHDQAVISLLNGDVDAAAVFNDARNTVKKDQPNVFKDTRILKLTQAIPNDTISVRPDMDKDFQKKLKKAFIDIAKSKEGHKIISEVYSHEGYTDTKDSNFDIVREYEKLVKDMK
- a CDS encoding bifunctional metallophosphatase/5'-nucleotidase, which produces MSNIAFYVVSDVHGYIFPTDFTSRNQYQPMGLLLANHVIEQDRRQYDQSFKIDNGDFLQGSPFCNYLIAHSGNSQPLVDFYNRMAFDFGTLGNHEFNYGLPYLKDTISKLNHPILCANIYENDSTLTDNGVQYFHAGNQTVGVIGLTTQFIPHWEQPEHIQTLTFHSALETLQQHLPEMKRRADIVVVCYHGGFEKDLESGNSTEVLTGENEGYAMLEAFSQDIDIFITGHQHRQIAGMYKDTAVIQPGTRGTTVGKVVLNTDEYENVSVESCELLPVIDDSTFSIDEDDQYLRKQLEDWLDYEITTLPYDMTIDHAFRARVAPHPFTNFMNYALLEKSGADVACTALFDSASGFKQVVTMRDVINNYPFPNTFKVLAVSGAKLKEAIERSAEYFDVQDGEISVSADFLEPKPQHFNYDIYGGVSYTIHVGKPNGERVSDMKIKGHPVDLKQTYTICVNNYRAVGGGQYDMYIDAPVIKDIQVEGAQLLIDFLSNHNLMRIPQVVDFKVEK
- the adhE gene encoding bifunctional acetaldehyde-CoA/alcohol dehydrogenase; this encodes MLTIPEKENRGSKEQEVAIMIDALADKGRKALEALSKKSQEEIDHIVHQMSLAAVDQHMVLAKLAHEETGRGIYEDKAIKNLYASEYIWNSIKDNKTVGIIGEDKEKGLTYVAEPIGVICGVTPTTNPTSTTIFKAMIAIKTGNPIIFAFHPSAQESSKRAAEVMLEAAIKAGAPNDIIQWIDVPSIEATKQLMNHKGIALVLATGGSGMVKSAYSTGKPALGVGPGNVPSYIEKTAHIKRAVNDIIGSKTFDNGMICASEQVVVIDKEIYKDVTNEFKAHQAYFAKKDELQRLENAIMNEYKTGIKPDIVGKSAVEIAELAGITVPENTKLIIAEISGVGSDYPLSREKLSPVLALVKAQSTKQAFQICEDTLHFGGLGHTAVIHTEDETLQKDFGLRMKACRVLVNTPSAVGGIGDMYNELIPSLTLGCGSHGRNSISHNVSATDLLNIKTIAKRRNNTQIFKVPSQIYFEENAIMSLTAMENIEKVMIVCDPGMVELGYTKTVEKVLNQRPDQPHIKVFSDVEPNPSTNTVYKGLEMMIDFQPDTIIALGGGSAMDAAKAMWMFFEHPETSFFGAKQKFLDIGKRTYKIGMPENATFICIPTTSGTGSEVTPFAVITDSETNVKYPLADFALTPDVAIIDPQFVMSVPKSVTADTGMDVLTHAMESYVSVMASDYTRGLSLQAIKLTFEYLKSSVEQGDKVSREKMHNASTLAGMAFANAFLGIAHSIAHKVGGEYGIPHGRTNAILLPHIIRYNAKDPQKHALFPKYEFFRADTDYADIAKFLGLKGNTTEALVESLAKAVYELGQSVGIEMNLKAQGVSEEKLNSTIDRMAELAFEDQCTTANPKEALISEIKGIIQTAYDYEE
- the capA gene encoding capsular polysaccharide type 5/8 biosynthesis protein CapA, whose product is MDSALELTKIKEVLQKNLKILIILPLLFLIISAIVTFFVLSPKYQANTQILVNQTKGDNPQFMAQEVQSNIQLVNTYKEIVKSPRILDEVSKDLNHKYSPSKLSSMLTITNQENTQLINIQVKSGHKQDSEKIANSFAKVTSKQIPKIMSVDNVSILSKADGTAVKVAPKTVVNLIGAFFLGLVIALIYVFFKVIFDKRIKDEEDVEKELGLPVLGSIQKFN
- the cap8B gene encoding type 8 capsular polysaccharide synthesis protein Cap8B, with the translated sequence MSKKENTTTTLFVYEKPKSTISEKFRGIRSNIMFSKANGEVKRLLVTSEKPGAGKSTVVSNVAITYAQAGYKTLVIDGDMRKPTQNYIFNEQNNNGLSNLIIGRTTMSEAITSTEIDNLDLLTAGPVPPNPSELIASERFKELVDLFNERYDIIIVDTPPVNTVTDAQLYARAIKDSLLVIDSEKNDKNEVKKAKALMEKAGSNILGVILNKTKVDKSSSYYHYYGDE
- a CDS encoding tyrosine-protein phosphatase, encoding MIDIHNHILPDIDDGPKNETDMLELLKQATTQGITEIIVTPHHLHPRYNTPIEKVKSCLNHIQNLAEVQKLNLKFYYGQEIRITDQILKDIDHKDITGINDSRYLLIEFPSNEVPHYTDQLFFELQSKGFIPIIAHPERNKAITQNLDILYDLINKGALSQITTSSLAGISGKKIRKLAIQMIENNLTHFIGSDAHNRKIRPFLMNDLFKDKKLRQYQDDMNEFISNAKLVVNNKKIPKRMPQQDYKQKRWFGL
- the cap8D gene encoding type 8 capsular polysaccharide synthesis protein Cap8D, whose protein sequence is MAHLSVKLRLLILALIDSLIVTVSVFVSYYILEPYFKTYSVKLLILAAVSLFISHHISAFIFNMYHRAWEYASVSELILIVKAVTTSIVITMIVVTIVTGNRPFFRLYLITWMMHLILIGGSRLFWRIYRKYLGGKSFNKKTTLVVGAGQAGSMLIRQMLKSDEMKLEPVLAVDDDEHKRNITITEGVKVQGKIADIPELVKKYKIKKIIIAIPTIGQGRLKEINNICHLDGVELLKMPNIEDVMSGELEVNQLKKVEVEDLLGRDPVELDMDMISKELTNKTILVTGAGGSIGSEICRQVCNFYPERIILLGHGENSIYLINRELRNRFGKHFDIVPVIADVQNRARMFEIMDQYKPYAVYHAAAHKHVPLMEYNPEEAVRNNILGTKNTAEAAKHAGVKKFVMISTDKAVNPPNVMGASKRIAEMIIQSLNDETHRTDFVAVRFGNVLGSRGSVIPLFKSQIEAGGPVTVTHPEMTRYFMTIPEASRLVLQAGALAEGGEVFVLDMGEPVKIVDLARNLIKLSGKKEEDIRITYTGIRPGEKMFEELMNKDEVHPEQVYEKIYRGKVKHMTSNQVEAIIQDIVNDFSKEKIINYANGKKGNNDV